A region of Candidatus Binatia bacterium DNA encodes the following proteins:
- the carA gene encoding glutamine-hydrolyzing carbamoyl-phosphate synthase small subunit, which produces MTQTTNRTETADRKPALLALADGTTFRGLAFGADGEASGEVVFNTAMSGYQEILTDPSYEGQLVAMTYPEIGNVGVNAADVEAAKPHVRGFIVREYWPEPSSWRAEETLSEYMARHGVVGIQCIDTRALVRHLRTAGAQQGIISTHDLDPVSLVRRAQALPSLEGQDLVSVVTCKEPYDWEEGRWQFGEGYVRRKDLEHFVVAYDYGLKRNILRNLVDVGCRVRVVPATTSAEEVLAMKPDGVFLSNGPGDPDAVTYAKEEVRKLIGQVPLFGICLGHQILGLALGGRTYKLKFGHHGANQPVKDLATGKVEITSQNHGFAVDTESLRGTAELTHVNLNDGTVEGLRHERLPLFSVQYHPEASPGPRESAYLFKRFVEMIERESK; this is translated from the coding sequence GTGACGCAGACGACGAACCGGACGGAGACCGCGGATCGCAAGCCAGCGCTGCTGGCGCTTGCCGACGGTACGACGTTCCGCGGTCTCGCGTTCGGCGCCGACGGCGAGGCCAGCGGGGAGGTGGTGTTCAACACCGCCATGTCGGGCTACCAGGAGATCCTCACCGATCCGTCGTACGAGGGCCAGCTGGTCGCGATGACGTACCCCGAGATCGGCAACGTGGGCGTCAACGCGGCCGACGTCGAGGCGGCGAAGCCGCACGTGCGCGGCTTCATCGTCCGCGAGTACTGGCCCGAGCCGTCGAGCTGGCGCGCCGAGGAGACGCTCTCGGAGTACATGGCGCGCCACGGCGTGGTCGGCATCCAGTGCATCGACACGCGCGCGCTGGTGCGCCACCTGCGCACCGCCGGCGCGCAGCAGGGCATCATCTCGACGCACGACCTCGACCCCGTGTCGCTCGTGCGCCGCGCGCAGGCGCTGCCGAGCCTCGAGGGGCAGGACCTCGTCTCGGTCGTCACGTGCAAGGAGCCGTACGACTGGGAGGAGGGACGCTGGCAGTTCGGCGAGGGCTACGTCCGCCGCAAGGACCTCGAGCACTTCGTCGTCGCCTACGACTACGGCTTGAAGCGCAACATCCTGCGCAACCTGGTCGACGTCGGCTGCCGGGTGCGCGTGGTCCCGGCGACGACCAGCGCCGAAGAGGTGCTGGCGATGAAGCCGGATGGCGTCTTCCTCTCGAACGGCCCCGGCGACCCCGACGCGGTCACCTACGCCAAGGAGGAGGTGCGCAAGCTGATCGGCCAGGTGCCGCTGTTCGGCATCTGCCTCGGCCACCAGATCCTCGGCCTCGCGCTCGGCGGCCGCACCTACAAGCTCAAGTTCGGCCACCACGGCGCGAACCAGCCCGTCAAGGACCTCGCCACCGGCAAGGTCGAGATCACCTCGCAGAACCACGGCTTCGCGGTCGACACCGAATCGCTGCGTGGCACCGCCGAGCTGACCCACGTCAATCTCAACGACGGCACCGTCGAGGGCCTGCGCCACGAGCGCTTGCCGCTGTTCTCGGTGCAGTACCACCCCGAGGCCTCGCCCGGTCCGCGCGAGTCCGCCTACCTGTTCAAGCGCTTCGTCGAGATGATCGAGCGCGAGTCGAAGTGA
- a CDS encoding dihydroorotase yields MARVEQIGSDRLVIAGGTVVDPVKRTQRRADVLVRDGKIAAIEPQLSGKVKDATVIDATGLLVTPGLVDMHVHLREPGYEYKETIATGTRAAVTGGVTSVACMANTRPVNDCPAVTRYILERAEAAALARVYPIGAVSVGLAGEQLAEYAGMHEAGIVAVSDDGMPVMDAELMRRALECARMFDMPVIDHAEDRTLAAGGVMHEGAVALRLGLRGIPSAAEDVMVGRDVALAGLTGGHLHIAHISSATAVEMVRQARASGIHVTAEVSPHHLWLTHEAVEGYNTNAKMAPPLRSEEDRQALRAALADGTIDAIATDHAPHHKDEKDVEFDHAANGVVGLETLLPLTLRLVEDGLLDLPTAIAKITSEPARILRLPVGRIEVGVPADLAIIDPKYEWVVSSATLRTKSKNTAFEGWTMRGRALVTLVDGRVVHDERATGPEVASARGAEARQ; encoded by the coding sequence ATGGCTAGAGTGGAGCAGATCGGGAGCGATCGGCTCGTGATCGCCGGCGGCACGGTCGTCGATCCGGTGAAGCGGACGCAGCGCCGCGCCGACGTGCTGGTGCGCGACGGCAAGATCGCCGCGATCGAGCCGCAGCTCTCCGGCAAGGTGAAGGACGCGACGGTGATCGACGCGACCGGGCTGCTCGTCACGCCCGGGCTGGTCGACATGCACGTCCACCTGCGCGAGCCCGGCTACGAGTACAAGGAGACGATCGCGACCGGCACGCGCGCTGCGGTGACCGGCGGCGTGACCTCCGTCGCCTGCATGGCGAACACGCGTCCGGTGAACGATTGCCCGGCGGTGACGCGCTACATCCTCGAGCGCGCCGAGGCGGCGGCGCTGGCGCGCGTCTACCCGATCGGCGCCGTCTCGGTCGGGCTCGCCGGCGAGCAGCTCGCCGAGTACGCGGGCATGCACGAAGCCGGCATCGTCGCGGTGTCGGACGACGGCATGCCGGTCATGGACGCGGAGCTCATGCGGCGCGCGCTCGAGTGCGCCCGCATGTTCGACATGCCGGTGATCGATCACGCGGAGGACCGCACGCTCGCCGCGGGCGGCGTCATGCACGAGGGCGCGGTCGCGCTGCGGCTCGGGCTGCGCGGCATCCCGTCGGCCGCGGAGGACGTCATGGTGGGACGCGACGTCGCGCTCGCGGGCCTCACCGGCGGCCACCTGCACATCGCGCACATCTCGAGCGCGACCGCGGTCGAGATGGTGCGCCAGGCGCGCGCGTCCGGCATCCACGTCACCGCCGAGGTGTCGCCGCACCACCTCTGGCTCACGCACGAGGCGGTCGAGGGCTACAACACCAACGCCAAGATGGCGCCGCCGCTGCGCAGCGAGGAAGACCGTCAAGCGCTGCGCGCGGCGCTCGCCGACGGCACGATCGACGCGATCGCGACCGACCACGCGCCGCACCACAAGGACGAGAAGGACGTCGAGTTCGACCACGCCGCGAACGGCGTCGTGGGGCTCGAGACGCTGCTGCCCTTGACGCTGCGTCTCGTCGAAGACGGGCTCCTCGACTTGCCCACCGCGATCGCGAAGATTACCTCCGAGCCGGCGCGGATCCTGCGCTTGCCGGTGGGCCGCATCGAGGTCGGTGTCCCGGCCGATCTCGCCATCATCGATCCCAAGTACGAATGGGTGGTGAGCAGCGCGACGCTGCGCACCAAGAGCAAGAACACCGCTTTCGAGGGCTGGACCATGCGCGGTCGCGCGCTGGTCACGCTCGTCGACGGGCGCGTGGTCCACGACGAGCGCGCAACCGGCCCCGAGGTCGCGAGCGCCCGAGGAGCGGAAGCACGACAGTGA